The Triticum aestivum cultivar Chinese Spring chromosome 3A, IWGSC CS RefSeq v2.1, whole genome shotgun sequence genome includes a region encoding these proteins:
- the LOC123062947 gene encoding amino acid permease 3 has protein sequence MADKVVATYYYPPMEVAAAELGHTAGSKLDDDGRNKRTGTMWTASSHIITAVIGSGVLSLGWAIAQLGWVAGPAVMLLFSLVTYFTSSLLADCYRSGDQSTGKRNYTYMDAVNANLSGVKVQICGMLQYANIVGVAIGYTIAASISMLAIKRANCFHGNGHADPCKVSSVPYMIIFGVAQVFFSQIPDFDQISWLSMLAAAMSFTYSSIGLGLGIVQVIANGGVKGSLTGISIGTVTPMQKVWRSTQAFGDIAFAYSYSLILIEIQDTIRAPPPSESTVMKRATMVSVAVTTVFYMLCGCMGYAAFGDAAPGNLLTGFGFYEPFWLLDVANAAIVVHLVGAYQVYCQPLFAFVEKWAAKRWPESTFVTGEVEVPLFRTYKVNMFRATWRTAFVVATTVVSMMLPFFNDVVGFLGALGFWPLTVYFPVEMYVVQKKVPKWSTQWVCLQMLSVGCLAISLAAAAGSIAGIKSDLKVYHPFKT, from the exons ATGGCGGACAAGGTCGTGGCCACCTACTACTACCCGCCGatggaggtagccgccgccgagCTCGGCCACACCGCCGGCTCCAAGCTCGACGACGATGGCCGCAACAAGCGCACCG GCACGATGTGGACGGCGAGCTCGCACATCATCACGGCGGTGATCGGCTCCGGGGTGCTGTCGCTGGGCTGGGCCATCGCGCAGCTCGGCTGGGTGGCTGGCCCCGCTGTCATGCTCCTCTTCTCCCTCGTCACCTACTTCACCTCCTCGCTGCTCGCCGACTGCTACCGATCCGGCGACCAGAGCACCGGCAAGCGCAACTACACCTACATGGACGCCGTCAACGCCAACCTCAGCGGCGTCAAGGTCCAGATCTGCGGGATGCTGCAGTACGCCAACATCGTCGGGGTGGCCATCGGCTACACCATCGCCGCCTCCATCAGCATGCTGGCCATCAAGAGGGCAAACTGCTTCCACGGCAACGGCCACGCCGACCCCTGCAAGGTCTCCAGCGTGCCCTACATGATCATCTTTGGCGTGGCCCAGGTCTTCTTCTCCCAGATCCCCGACTTCGACCAGATCTCCTGGCTCTCCATGCTCGCCGCCGCCATGTCCTTCACCTACTCCTCCatcggcctcggcctcggcatcGTCCAAGTCATAG CAAACGGAGGCGTGAAGGGTAGCCTGACCGGCATCAGCATCGGCACGGTGACGCCGATGCAGAAGGTGTGGCGCAGCACGCAGGCGTTCGGAGACATCGCATTCGCCTACTCCTACTCCCTCATCCTCATCGAGATCCAGGATACGATCCGGGCGCCGCCGCCGTCAGAGTCCACGGTCATGAAGCGCGCCACCATGGTCAGCGTCGCGGTGACCACGGTCTTCTACATGCTCTGCGGCTGCATGGGCTACGCGGCCTTCGGCGACGCAGCCCCGGGGAACCTCCTGACGGGGTTCGGCTTCTACGAGCCCTTCTGGCTCCTCGACGTGGCCAACGCCGCCATCGTCGTCCACCTCGTCGGCGCGTACCAGGTGTACTGCCAGCCCCTGTTTGCCTTCGTCGAGAAATGGGCGGCGAAGAGGTGGCCGGAGTCCACGTTCGTCACCGGTGAGGTCGAGGTCCCGCTCTTCAGGACGTACAAGGTGAACATGTTCCGGGCGACGTGGCGGACGGCGTTCGTGGTGGCGACGACGGTGGTGTCCATGATGCTGCCCTTCTTCAACGACGTGGTGGGGTTCTTGGGTGCGCTGGGGTTCTGGCCGCTCACCGTCTACTTTCCCGTGGAGATGTACGTGGTGCAGAAGAAGGTGCCCAAGTGGAGCACGCAGTGGGTGTGCCTCCAGATGCTCAGCGTCGGATGCCTCGCcatctccctcgccgccgccgcggggtCCATCGCCGGCATCAAGTCCGACCTCAAGGTGTACCACCCATTCAAGACATAA